tgttaaaattggcttaaaacctggtttttgaggatatgtaagaaatagaataatatattcgtgtccgttagataccatttatctcacaactcgttgtataaaaatgtatcactcgctttcgctcattagattatcttttaaaacaactcgttgtgagataaatggtatctaacggccactcgtgtattattatctatttaaCAGACACGTCTTTTATGTATTAAAGAGACTACAATATCTAGTGGTGTTCAGTTGTTTTTCTGTCTCCATAAACCCTTGTTGTTGGAGGGTGGAGGGAGGGGGTGCATCATCCCTTACACTAGAGACTCTGGCCCTTATAGTTCATTGGAGGGGTCGGTGGGGCCCTGTCTTTGTAACGGGTTGCAAATGTAGTCTTGTTTTGTACTAATATACTTGTTTTGGCCTGCTGGATAATTAAAGTGGATAATTAATGTTGGAAACCCAGTAAGGTGACCTCTTAATACCTATAATAATATACGTGTAattgtgtgtatattttgtttttcagtatggAACGACATTAGCCATAGTACTCATAGTGCTAGGAGTGGCTTCAGGTCTAGCCTTTTTCTTCAGAGGAGTGGTAAGTCTTCTTGTCGTAATCAAGAGTCAGGAGCCAGTTGTTCAAACATTAAGTCAGCTTAACCAGTGGTTAAGAGAAATTTTCAAAACCAAGGACAGAATCAATATAAATAGTAATTGAAAATAGAATGTTGAAACTTGATTTAGAACAGCCAAAGCCATCCATACATTATaaaatctaaagtttattttgtatttgtgcaaaaaatattaaaagggAAATATTAGACTAACACAGAGTTAATTTAACTgtgctttgaacaactgggcacagatgtttatttgtgtttatagaatatacagtgtaacctctcaaaactggaccctctgtaaacggGAATTCTCCctaaactggacatttttcaagGTCctcttttaaaaatcagtacagaacttaacctctctaaactggatacctcttaaaaccagacattttacttggttccaagggtgtctggtttagaggggtttcactgtgtatatgCACTCTATTTTATACAGACTGAACAGGTAATGTATAAACTTGCATAACAAGTTGTACGTGGTATATTCATGCCATACAAATATTTGGCACAATGGTTCATTGCTACTGGTTTCCTGTTACAACATAATGATGTAATACTGTAATAGCGTTCCAGGACTAAATGCTTACCTAATGTTGGTATTTAAATCACATTCATGACTCGAATATGACATTCAGGTAATGACTCATTAATaggcattttatttattttccctGTACATAAAATACCTTAACAATCATTTATGCTGCTTACACCTTGTCATGGACTTTGAAttccaaaatattaatttttgtaatacagtgaaacatgTCTAAACTAGACCCTGAAagaaatcctgtcaaaacctgccaagtttcatggtcctgaattttctaaattctaaatcACGACTTTCTAAgttggataaatattaggtccctggcatgattaatatgcattttatttattttttctggacataaaatattttaacgatCATTTATGCTGCTTTCACCTTTTCTTGGACTTAGAgttccaaaatatttatttttataatgcaTTGAAACCTGTATAAACCAGATCCTGAACAATCTGGACACCTGTCAAAACGAGCCATGTTTCATTGTCCCGAATGTTCTAAATTATAAATCACTACTCTAAactggataaatattaggtcctcAGCatggtccagtttagacaggtttttactgtgtattttttttaaaccggtAATAAATAGCACATCCCTGTGACAGAAATGATACCACATGAATGtattaagtatatatttaaaaacttattgtatatttttttcccCCCATCAGCTGGCTACTCATATTCAAGGCAGAATGAAGCATTCGTTGACAGAGCAGTATGGAGTAGATACTCGGTCAAATTCTGAAAACAGAAGAGTTACCGATGCATGGGACGCCATGCAAAGACAGGTAAGGGgatttgttgtttggtttcatcATACAATCACTGGCGAGACGTAGCGCTGTGGTACAGCActtgctcgatgcgtggtcggtgtgggataaatttcacaaaacatttaagCCTTGTTTTGAATGTAAACATAAAACTACtctcttactgctaatggaaatatgtaacGGTTCAGACAGACGTTGGTTTGGCCGAGGCCACTATCCATGTAATTGAGAAATGTACTTCTCAAGGTTATCatatcatgtattattttattttccagcTTCAGTGTTGTGGTGTAGAAGGGAATGTATCCTCCTTAAATTCCTGGGCCTTCTATTTTACAAACACGCTATGGTTTCAAAAGGAGAAAGAAAGTAAGTCAATATGGTAGTTTATTTGGAATTGTTCGATCAATATTCTGATCATCCACTACTTGTAAACTTTGTAAGTAATACatttactgtaaatcataaaatattagcaatttcAAAATTTACGAAATCCAAATTGTGACACATTAGCAACATAAAACTTTAGGGAGGTTGTCACATCAAAcactaaaaaataaatgagCTTAACttgtaggatcagctgaaataataGCTTTGATCAATTTTGACATTATACAGCTTACAGACATCTTAAATTTAGTAGAAACTtgcatgctaactaactattgttgtttgctaACCTTTTGATTTAATCGATATCAATGTAACGATTATTGTGTGTTAAGTTAATCCCCGATAAAAtcacacaaaatattttagaacaatTTATTGTACTTCTATTTAaatttagtgttagtgttataaaatatttgcacATTGTATAACCTTGCCAAATTGGCAAACATTTTATACtagctaacatttcctgatttacagtatatcaTAAATGTAAAGTCATTTTGTAGCATTTGGCCAATTCAGGCCCATAGAAACCaggatgaaaatgtaaataattttgtgtccTACTCTAGAGATGACAAATCTGGCTTGTGTGCCTGTCCGAGAGATTATGAaaagatatcgttcctacaggcctgcaGTTGTTGTTTCTTGTGGTTGTGCATTTGCAACATGGCTTATTTTCAGAGATgggataaattaattttatttaaaaaaaaaaaaaaatcattggtaTAAATTATGACTGGTTAGGTCATATTaagtagtaaaatatttttttttaaatgcattataaaatataacatgtacattttCTTTCACATCCATCATCACTGGTCATGAGTCACATTATGTTGCTACAGGAAATATATAATGAGGGGGGAATAGATGTGTGATTGCCtcactcacccccccccccccccatcccggcTACACCAGTGTCCACTGCAGCCCGTGATCAGCaatgtgttggggtgtttttaaaagatgtttgttgattttctgtctgtcttgtgTTTCAGAGGGTACCAATGCCAGACAGGTCCCCGACAGCTGCTGTCGGAGTGGAGATAAAGCTATCTGCACAGGACAGACTTACTTCGCTGGACCACCAAACCATATAAATGCTCACGATgcaaagagaagaaaaaagaatcCTTATTTATATACAGAGGTATTGAAAAACAAAGAGTGTTGTTCagatagatatatttttctgttttaatttaaacagtagttgtttttgttgttgtttgttgtttgtttgggtattttatttttttgaccAGAATGAGTAGTGGTTATTGGCAGGTACCCTTGACAGGTTCCCAGTTTGTTGAATGCATAAGTGAACTGGataaatattaccaaatacaaAAACTTATGagttgttgatttttaaaaacagttgttaaaaatttaattattcttcTGATGTCAGTTgggttaatttaataaatatttcttttggaATTTCCAAATActgattataattttttttatcatgtttctaatactatattatttttgtagggCTGTTACGACAACCTGGAAAGTTACCTGATGACATACGCTGCAGTAGCTGGGATAGTGGCAGCCGTGGTGCCCTTATTTTTAGTAAGTGTTTTAGAAGATTTTGTTTTAAGGTTTGAACACTGGCTGGTTATAACTCATGAAAGGATCCACGACTTGTGCTGATAAAAGTTTAAGGTCTAGACTTAAGtctttttataaagtttttcccATACAAATAGGATTGCAGTGAAAGTCTGGACACTTTGCTAGTTTCTTGAGTGTGGACATTTAAAGTttaacatttaccatagtttgacacccaatagccaatgtatttttcatgctggggtgttgttaaacattcattcattcattttttttaaagtttataatcACAGACCAGGCATTAATGTCTGGTAACACTAAGGATATAGCATCTGTGTGTCGCAGATCGAGTGTTAGAATTGGGGaaaatcagggcttctagaatttttataaaatccactagccatgggatcagtgattaaaaacatttactagccacgattaaaaattcactagccctactttacttcaagtaatacagttttactaaataatagtaatcagatatgtcacctaaagagggagatggagcttaaaaacactaacattggggggggggggggggggggcaggatattcataattaaaaaatagactGAACTGCAACGTCTGAGtcaaaaaaattcactagctgtcaggcatggcaatagtagttatttactagtccaaaattgaatatcattGGTCATggcagtggggctaccataatctagaagccctgtaaaaGTGCATCTTTGAAGTAGAGAGTGGTGTTAACAGAGGGGCTGGACCTAGTTCAATCAGTACAGCGATCACCTGGGGTCCTTGGATCGAAGGATCAAATCTCCTCATTGGACCTACTATCTGATTAGGTTTTCCTCCATGCCAATTAGTGAcccatgactggtttatcaaataccatggtttatgctgtcttgtctgtggggaaaaaggattttaaaatttacttcctgctaatgaaaaattatagggggtttcctctgattgtgtcacatttaccaaatttttgCCTTCCAAtaacctatgattaataaattaatgtgctcaagtggttttattaaacaaaacaaacttttaacttttggtATTAAAATGCAAAATAGAATGACTGAAAaatttactcttttttattCATACAAATTCTTTGAAAATCTCTTGGGTCTAACGAGTGTTTGAAATTTTAGTTTCTGGTTACCaacatgatatataataatatatatacttaataaagaaataataattttaaaaaaatccacaaatatatttaaatttaaatttatttttacttttcagGTTTTTGGAATAATAATTTCCTTTTGTTTGTGTGCGAGAGTGTCGGGCAGCGCGTCTGAGGATGAAGTGGACTTGTAGTGAGGAGAGCAGCATCCGTCCACTGTCCTGACGCAGCCAACTACACCAGTGCCTCATTGATGCAATCTTACAACAATCGTCCATTTGATACCGCTTGGTCAAAACAAACTCTCACACCTGTTTTCCAAGTCACATACACACTCAAAGAGCCTAAACATCCGAGAATTGATGGCATCGCATACAAGATGTTGAAAATATACAACAGAATTCCTTTTAGTGGAGATGTGAAATTTGAGAATTTCAAGTCATCTTGTTCCAGACGTGAAAAATATTGGAATGGATTCTGTTTTTTGAGGGGAGCCTTGAAAGTCGAGATATTTGTTCATCTTGTACACCAAGATGTGAAATAACGGCATCTAGTATATGCTGTGAAAATACTGGAAACTACTTtcctttttgattttttttgttttgaagtcATGAAATTTGAGGAATTCAGAATTCAGTCATCTTGTTTTAAGATGTGAAAGTATCGTGATGGATtctttatcaaaggctgtggttccTCTGATTCCAATGTTTTTTTGAGATGTGTTGATGGTGTAAGGTTGTGTGGTTAGACTGCTCGAGTAATATATCTGGTGAAGTGGTGTAATCTATTCAAGTTTGGTTGTGTGATCATGTTATGGCTAAAACAGCTTAAAACTGAAATTTTTTtctaatgaaaatgtttaacatcgaGGCAAGTTGGGAGTAAACAATCGGATACTGTTCTGTTTGAGCATGTTTGATGGCTGATTGTGTTTCAGCCATATTCATCAGTGTAtgatcatgatttttttttttattaatacaaaagACAGCATCAGAAATATGCCCAGTTTACTGTATTGTATCCAATCATTTCATGCTTTTTtggcttttttttcatttctagttTTGTTACATCTTATGCATATGTagtttacatgaatatatttggattttttttttaatgtgaatgAATCATGAATGAGTGAAAATTACGGAGTTATAAGTTTGTTATTACTGATCAGAgtaacaacatttttttttatgatccaTTTGTGATGATGcatcaacataaaaaaataaatttataacaaatattatttaataatgactTCTTTCCATTTCCAAAATATTGGCAAGCGAAATGTTATCTAtgcttaaattacatatattcacattccCATTTCCAGTTATTTTGCTTTGCCGATTTGTCCATGAAAAAATTCTGTTAACCCTCTTACATTCCTTTTTATTGTCACTCTGTTACAAATGTATATGTGCTTTCATGCCAACTTGTGAAGACTGAAATGCATGCTTCATAAAAATTGGCAGTATGGTTATTCCAAAGCTGATATATTTGCATAAAAGACAATAATAACTTCACGCAGTACTCGGAAGTAaatgttactatatataatacataatagaATCCCAAAACTGCTCATAGTAGTCGAGAGTCTTTATGCCCTCCCCAACcccatattttattattagaaaatatatatgGAATTAGATAAAATTTAGCATTTTGACATATGGCAGTGAATGATAAACCTAAGATATTAACAGGGAAAGTAATTGTAaaactatagtccgtctcacaaggaatttactacaagttatttatttctgagcagattgttttctaaattggacacaagaatagtaaaaaaaaattatttgcaaaacactcttttttttttcttctgacgtcaacccaaactgaaattatttacaaaaaccccatATTTGTAGGAAGATGAGATGGACTAtaggcaattttttttactgtattcattgtttggtagtaattttaattatttttctaactggaaatTGGACAGTTATTTTGATTTtggacaaattatttttattatggacaaattattttgattttggaCAAATTTAGCAGGATTCCATGAATCCAAAATTTTGGGTTGAATGTGTAAGACTTTTTAATGGAATTCCAAACTAATCTagattacataattaaaaaaacaaattttgggGCAGTACCCTAAACAATTCTCCTAGTTCAATTCCCAATTaagcacttttaaaatattgttgtgTAGTTTAACGTTTTAGCCTTAATGAGTAGTTTAGCGAGATCCTtctttcactttttaatttattattttaaacaccaATGTCTTTGATGTTCATATATGTTAGCCATCTTGATTTAGACGGTTATAGTTTGTGAAGACAAtcataattttctttattaatttgcACGGAGATACAGCACTCGATAAAATCAGAGTTTTTAACATCAcactttgttaattaattaattaagattAATAAGTGTATATACTTGTACATTATGAGAATTAGAAagtttattttagaaaattaacTTAAAAATTTGACCTGATAATATTCAATGCAAACTGATGTGGATTTATGTGTACACATAAACCGAGCTATAGTTCTCGGAGATCAGAAAAATGTTGCCGAATTATCTATGACTTAAAAAAATCTAACAAAcctagttattttctaacaaaatatgaaCAGTTACCggtacatgaaattattttgccaaattaaaataaattcaccGGTTTTTCAAATTGACAAATGTCGAATTTGGCGACTGCCAGAATTAGCTGTAATAAGAATACAGAGCTGATCAGTTCTGGAGTAGCAGCACCATATCTGCCTGAAAAATATCTTCATACTGACTTATATAATCTATCACACAAAGTTTCGACTCATCATGCCCTCCACCCacctaaaatcattaaaatttcacataattggAGTGGGCAGCCCCAATTTTGTCTTGGTTGCATTGTACTTGCATAAtgaaatcatattaaataatatgccATTTTGAAACAGAAACATTTCGGATGTACTCCACTCTGCAAACTGAACTGATTCTAAAATGGTCTTTTGTCTATTATTATTTGCCTAACTCTTAACTAATTAATGTgtttggaactatttttcgtgtAAGTTTTGGTTTTTAGAATCATGGCATTAGCAACACAGCATGCACCAGCTATATACTGCTGTTGTGTTAAATATTGCATGTGTTTGTCATTTATTCTAAAGATACGCGTGTTGTTAGTGTATCTCTAAACCGCTATTATTTAACCTATCGTATTGC
The sequence above is drawn from the Gigantopelta aegis isolate Gae_Host chromosome 6, Gae_host_genome, whole genome shotgun sequence genome and encodes:
- the LOC121375781 gene encoding tetraspanin-18-like isoform X3 — protein: MTERDNKRSKPLLGKKPLQNRRQSSKDSSCDEYKAKKVRRANEDNCTTCLRGTLHCYNVCILVIGCAALGVGIWLLVTDFGARKVTPIVGNQLYEVTTYLLIAGGGSVALLAFCGCCGTIREDKCVLSFYGTTLAIVLIVLGVASGLAFFFRGVLATHIQGRMKHSLTEQYGVDTRSNSENRRVTDAWDAMQRQLQCCGVEGNVSSLNSWAFYFTNTLWFQKEKEKGTNARQVPDSCCRSGDKAICTGQTYFAGPPNHINAHDAKRRKKNPYLYTEGCYDNLESYLMTYAAVAGIVAAVVPLFLVFGIIISFCLCARVSGSASEDEVDL
- the LOC121375781 gene encoding tetraspanin-18-like isoform X4, giving the protein MRNSRHEKIPLQNRRQSSKDSSCDEYKAKKVRRANEDNCTTCLRGTLHCYNVCILVIGCAALGVGIWLLVTDFGARKVTPIVGNQLYEVTTYLLIAGGGSVALLAFCGCCGTIREDKCVLSFYGTTLAIVLIVLGVASGLAFFFRGVLATHIQGRMKHSLTEQYGVDTRSNSENRRVTDAWDAMQRQLQCCGVEGNVSSLNSWAFYFTNTLWFQKEKEKGTNARQVPDSCCRSGDKAICTGQTYFAGPPNHINAHDAKRRKKNPYLYTEGCYDNLESYLMTYAAVAGIVAAVVPLFLVFGIIISFCLCARVSGSASEDEVDL
- the LOC121375781 gene encoding tetraspanin-18-like isoform X1; amino-acid sequence: MAYDIPADDYNPKSRNDEYRNGLQNEPLQNRRQSSKDSSCDEYKAKKVRRANEDNCTTCLRGTLHCYNVCILVIGCAALGVGIWLLVTDFGARKVTPIVGNQLYEVTTYLLIAGGGSVALLAFCGCCGTIREDKCVLSFYGTTLAIVLIVLGVASGLAFFFRGVLATHIQGRMKHSLTEQYGVDTRSNSENRRVTDAWDAMQRQLQCCGVEGNVSSLNSWAFYFTNTLWFQKEKEKGTNARQVPDSCCRSGDKAICTGQTYFAGPPNHINAHDAKRRKKNPYLYTEGCYDNLESYLMTYAAVAGIVAAVVPLFLVFGIIISFCLCARVSGSASEDEVDL
- the LOC121375781 gene encoding tetraspanin-18-like isoform X2, which encodes MGAKEDPPDTIDEIQEMECQPLQNRRQSSKDSSCDEYKAKKVRRANEDNCTTCLRGTLHCYNVCILVIGCAALGVGIWLLVTDFGARKVTPIVGNQLYEVTTYLLIAGGGSVALLAFCGCCGTIREDKCVLSFYGTTLAIVLIVLGVASGLAFFFRGVLATHIQGRMKHSLTEQYGVDTRSNSENRRVTDAWDAMQRQLQCCGVEGNVSSLNSWAFYFTNTLWFQKEKEKGTNARQVPDSCCRSGDKAICTGQTYFAGPPNHINAHDAKRRKKNPYLYTEGCYDNLESYLMTYAAVAGIVAAVVPLFLVFGIIISFCLCARVSGSASEDEVDL